In Xenorhabdus nematophila ATCC 19061, one DNA window encodes the following:
- the murC gene encoding UDP-N-acetylmuramate--L-alanine ligase, translating to MNTQQLAKLRASVPEMRKVRHIHFVGIGGAGMGGIAEVLANEGYQISGSDLAPNPVTQQLIALGATIYFNHRPENVRDASVVVASTAIPADNPEIVAAREARIPVIRRAEMLAELMRYRHGIAIAGTHGKTTTTAMISGIYAQAGLDPTFVNGGLVKAAGTHARLGSSRYLIAEADESDASFLHLQPMVAVVTNIEADHMDTYQGDFENLKQTFVNFLHNLPFYGRAVMCIDDPVVKELIPRIGRYVTTYGFSEEADVRITHYEQKGAQGFFTVSRQGFPDLHVVLNAPGCHNALNATAAVAVATEEGINDSAILASLAEFQGTGRRFDFLGDFSLKYINKKEGSVMLVDDYGHHPTEVDATIKAARAGWTDKRIVMIFQPHRYTRTRDLYDDFANVLSQVDVLLMLDVYAAGETPIPGADSRSLCRTIRSRGKLDPIFVSDPEQISSILSQFMENNDLVLVQGAGNIGKIARNLAETKLQPSFNEGEHHG from the coding sequence GTGAATACACAACAGTTGGCGAAATTAAGAGCTTCAGTGCCTGAGATGAGAAAAGTCAGGCATATCCACTTTGTCGGCATTGGTGGCGCTGGCATGGGTGGCATCGCCGAGGTGTTGGCTAATGAAGGTTATCAGATAAGCGGTTCTGATCTGGCACCCAACCCTGTCACACAACAGCTGATTGCACTGGGTGCAACTATTTATTTTAATCACCGTCCGGAAAATGTACGGGATGCCAGTGTTGTGGTTGCATCCACAGCCATCCCTGCGGATAACCCAGAGATTGTTGCTGCTCGTGAAGCACGCATTCCGGTGATCCGTCGTGCAGAAATGTTGGCCGAGCTTATGCGTTACCGTCATGGTATTGCCATTGCGGGAACCCACGGGAAAACCACGACCACCGCAATGATTTCTGGCATTTATGCTCAGGCAGGCCTTGATCCGACATTTGTCAATGGTGGATTGGTAAAGGCAGCGGGCACACATGCACGTTTAGGCAGCAGCCGTTACCTGATAGCGGAAGCTGATGAAAGTGATGCTTCATTCCTGCATTTGCAGCCGATGGTGGCGGTTGTCACCAATATTGAAGCCGACCACATGGATACTTATCAGGGTGATTTTGAAAATCTGAAACAGACGTTCGTTAATTTTCTGCATAATCTGCCGTTTTATGGCCGTGCTGTGATGTGTATTGATGATCCTGTCGTGAAGGAATTGATTCCTCGTATTGGACGTTATGTCACCACTTATGGTTTCAGTGAAGAGGCGGATGTTCGTATTACTCATTATGAACAGAAAGGGGCTCAGGGTTTTTTCACTGTCAGCCGACAGGGTTTTCCAGACCTGCATGTTGTGTTAAATGCTCCCGGGTGCCATAACGCGCTGAATGCGACGGCAGCAGTGGCCGTAGCGACGGAAGAAGGGATCAATGATTCCGCTATTCTGGCATCTCTGGCAGAGTTTCAGGGGACAGGGCGCCGATTTGATTTTCTGGGAGACTTTTCTCTCAAATATATCAATAAAAAAGAGGGCAGCGTGATGCTGGTGGATGACTATGGTCATCATCCAACTGAAGTCGATGCCACAATTAAAGCAGCACGGGCAGGTTGGACGGATAAACGTATTGTGATGATTTTCCAGCCACATCGTTATACGAGAACCCGTGATTTATATGATGATTTTGCCAATGTGCTAAGTCAGGTTGATGTTTTATTGATGCTGGATGTGTATGCCGCAGGTGAAACCCCGATTCCAGGTGCTGATAGCCGTTCTTTATGCCGGACTATCCGCAGCCGGGGGAAATTGGATCCGATTTTTGTATCAGATCCAGAACAGATTTCATCCATACTGTCGCAGTTTATGGAAAACAATGACTTAGTTTTGGTACAGGGTGCCGGTAATATCGGTAAAATAGCGCGCAATCTGGCTGAAACAAAACTACAGCCATCTTTTAATGAGGGAGAGCATCATGGTTGA
- a CDS encoding D-alanine--D-alanine ligase, protein MVDKVAVLLGGTSAEREVSLQSGQAIVTGLKEAGINAYSVDTKDFDVTKLKEEGFSKVFIALHGRGGEDGTLQGLLEFLQLPYTGSGVMASAVSMDKLRTKQLWQGSKLPVSPYVAINSQKFEQVSDFQLQDYVQELGLPLMVKPNLEGSSVGMTKVNDYAELRGALALAFKYDTDVLVEKWLFGPEYTVGFLGDEALPSIRIQAPDVFYDYDAKYISNETQYFCPSGLSVEKEQELVDIASEAYKALGCRGWGRVDIMDDGKGNFYLLEANTCPGMTSHSLVPLAARQAGFSFSQLVVRILELAD, encoded by the coding sequence ATGGTTGATAAAGTCGCAGTTCTGTTGGGCGGAACTTCTGCTGAGCGTGAGGTTTCATTGCAATCAGGACAGGCAATTGTGACTGGGCTGAAAGAAGCAGGCATTAATGCTTACTCAGTCGATACAAAAGACTTTGATGTGACTAAACTCAAAGAAGAGGGGTTCAGTAAAGTTTTCATTGCCTTGCATGGTCGTGGTGGTGAAGACGGTACGTTGCAAGGTTTACTGGAATTTTTGCAGCTTCCTTACACAGGCAGTGGCGTAATGGCATCTGCTGTGTCAATGGATAAATTGCGGACAAAACAGCTATGGCAGGGATCAAAACTGCCTGTTTCCCCTTATGTTGCAATTAATTCTCAAAAATTTGAACAAGTTAGTGATTTTCAACTCCAAGATTATGTTCAAGAATTAGGTTTACCGTTAATGGTCAAGCCAAATCTGGAAGGTTCCAGTGTCGGTATGACCAAAGTGAATGACTATGCCGAATTGCGGGGCGCATTAGCATTAGCATTTAAATATGACACTGATGTATTAGTCGAGAAATGGCTATTCGGCCCCGAATACACGGTCGGATTTTTGGGCGATGAGGCGCTTCCTTCTATCCGCATTCAGGCGCCTGATGTGTTTTATGACTACGATGCAAAATATATTTCCAATGAAACGCAATATTTTTGTCCAAGTGGTTTGAGTGTGGAAAAAGAGCAGGAGTTGGTGGATATCGCATCAGAAGCCTATAAAGCACTGGGATGCAGGGGCTGGGGACGTGTTGATATCATGGATGACGGTAAAGGTAACTTCTATTTGTTGGAGGCCAATACCTGTCCGGGCATGACCAGTCATAGCTTGGTTCCGTTAGCTGCGCGTCAGGCTGGCTTCAGTTTTTCTCAACTCGTTGTGAGAATTTTGGAATTGGCTGATTGA
- the ftsQ gene encoding cell division protein FtsQ, whose amino-acid sequence MSQAARNIRERESETQGGRPSNGYYLIGIIFFLMVIGTIIWGGRMTLDWMKDSNRLPLSKLVLTGERHYTTNDDVRQVILSLGTPGTFMTQDVNVIQEKIEQLPWIRQVTVRKQWPDELKIHLVEYVPYARWNDTQMLDAEGRVFSLPMERGINAQYPMLYGPDGKEKDVLEGYSAMVTLLSEHQFKLKAVIMTARNSWQLILDNDIRLELGSRDKMERIKRFVELYPVLLKNTEKRVDYVDLRYDSGAAVGWAPLLTDAPVFINGLENKQ is encoded by the coding sequence ATGTCACAGGCAGCCCGGAATATCCGGGAGCGGGAGAGCGAAACGCAGGGAGGGCGTCCCAGTAATGGTTATTATCTGATAGGGATTATCTTCTTCCTGATGGTGATCGGTACCATCATATGGGGAGGCCGGATGACACTGGACTGGATGAAGGATTCTAACAGGCTACCGCTCTCAAAGCTGGTGTTAACCGGTGAACGGCATTACACCACGAATGATGATGTCAGGCAGGTTATTTTGTCCTTGGGAACCCCGGGGACATTCATGACACAGGATGTCAATGTCATTCAGGAAAAGATTGAACAACTGCCGTGGATTCGGCAAGTCACTGTACGTAAACAATGGCCTGATGAACTGAAAATACATCTGGTAGAATACGTGCCTTATGCGCGCTGGAACGATACGCAAATGCTGGATGCAGAAGGCCGGGTGTTTAGTTTGCCCATGGAACGCGGTATCAACGCGCAATATCCGATGCTGTATGGCCCGGACGGTAAAGAAAAAGATGTATTGGAAGGATATAGCGCAATGGTCACTTTGCTTTCAGAACATCAATTTAAATTGAAAGCAGTAATCATGACAGCGCGTAATTCCTGGCAGCTGATACTGGATAACGATATCCGGTTAGAGTTAGGAAGTCGAGATAAAATGGAACGAATAAAACGTTTTGTTGAACTTTATCCTGTGTTGCTGAAAAACACGGAAAAGCGCGTGGATTATGTTGATTTACGTTATGACAGCGGTGCTGCGGTAGGTTGGGCTCCTTTATTAACTGATGCGCCGGTTTTCATCAACGGGCTAGAAAATAAACAGTGA
- the ftsA gene encoding cell division protein FtsA, translating to MIKSTDRKLVVGLEIGTAKVSALVGEILPDGMVNIIGVGSCPSRGMDKGGVNDLESVVKCVQRAIDQAELMADCQISSVYLALSGKHISCQNEIGMVPVSEEEVTQDDVDSVVHTAKSVRVRDEHRILHVIPQEYAIDYQEGIKNPVGLSGVRMQAKVHLITCHNDMAKNIVKAVERCGLKVDQLIFAGLAASYAVLTEDERELGVCVVDIGGGTMDIAVYTGGALRHTKVIPYAGNVVTSDIAYAFGTPPSDAETIKVRHGCALGSIVSKDESVEVPSVGGRPPRSLQRQTLAEVIEPRYTELLNLVNDEILRLQEQLRQQGVKHHLAAGIVLTGGGAQIDGLADCAQRVFHTQVRIGRPLNITGLTDYVQEPCYSTAVGLLHYGKESHFGGDSDADKRTSVSGWFNKISNWLRKEF from the coding sequence ATGATCAAATCAACGGACAGAAAATTGGTAGTTGGCCTTGAAATCGGGACAGCAAAGGTATCTGCCCTGGTTGGTGAAATTCTGCCCGATGGTATGGTTAATATTATCGGAGTAGGAAGTTGCCCATCCCGCGGCATGGATAAAGGCGGTGTCAACGATCTTGAATCGGTCGTTAAATGCGTACAGCGTGCCATAGATCAGGCTGAACTTATGGCAGATTGTCAGATCTCGTCAGTTTATTTGGCGCTTTCCGGCAAGCATATAAGTTGTCAGAACGAAATTGGTATGGTGCCGGTTTCGGAAGAAGAAGTGACACAAGATGATGTGGACAGTGTTGTCCATACAGCTAAATCAGTTCGTGTTCGTGATGAACACCGTATTCTGCATGTAATCCCTCAGGAATACGCGATTGACTATCAGGAAGGGATTAAAAATCCAGTGGGGCTTTCTGGCGTGCGTATGCAGGCGAAAGTCCATCTGATTACCTGTCATAACGACATGGCGAAAAATATCGTAAAAGCTGTTGAACGTTGTGGATTGAAAGTTGACCAACTTATTTTTGCCGGACTGGCAGCAAGTTATGCCGTGTTGACAGAAGACGAGCGGGAGTTGGGGGTATGTGTGGTTGATATTGGCGGTGGCACGATGGATATCGCGGTATACACTGGCGGCGCACTGCGCCATACCAAGGTTATCCCTTATGCAGGCAATGTTGTGACCAGTGATATCGCTTATGCCTTTGGTACTCCACCAAGTGATGCTGAAACCATAAAGGTTCGTCATGGATGTGCATTAGGTTCGATAGTCAGCAAGGATGAAAGTGTAGAAGTCCCAAGTGTGGGAGGACGACCACCCCGTAGCTTGCAGCGTCAGACTCTGGCGGAGGTAATAGAGCCTCGTTATACCGAACTGCTGAATTTAGTGAATGATGAAATTTTGCGATTGCAGGAGCAACTGCGTCAGCAGGGCGTAAAGCACCATCTGGCAGCAGGGATTGTCCTGACAGGCGGAGGAGCCCAGATTGATGGTTTGGCCGATTGTGCCCAGCGGGTATTCCATACTCAAGTCCGTATTGGTCGTCCCCTGAACATTACTGGGCTGACAGATTATGTGCAGGAGCCTTGCTACTCAACTGCAGTCGGGCTTCTGCATTATGGCAAAGAATCTCACTTTGGGGGGGATTCTGATGCTGATAAAAGAACGTCAGTGAGCGGCTGGTTTAATAAGATCAGCAACTGGCTGAGAAAAGAATTTTGA
- the lpxC gene encoding UDP-3-O-acyl-N-acetylglucosamine deacetylase, with protein sequence MIKQRTLKRIVQATVVGLHTGKKVTLTMRPAPANTGVIYRRTDLNPPVDFPADAKSVRDTMLCTCLVNEHNVRISTVEHLNSALAGLGIDNIVIEVDAPEIPIMDGSASPFVFLLLDAGIEELNVAKKFVRVKEAVRVEEGDKWAELAPYHGFSLDFTIDFNHPAIDPDSQRYSLDFSADSFVRQISRARTFGFMRDIEYLQSQGLCLGGSFDCAIVVDDYRVLNEDGLRFEDEFVRHKMLDAIGDLFMCGYNIIGAFTAFKSGHALNNKLLQTVLAHESAWEFVTFEDETEMPLAFRAPSLVLA encoded by the coding sequence ATGATCAAACAAAGGACATTAAAACGTATTGTTCAAGCGACTGTAGTAGGTTTGCACACAGGTAAAAAAGTCACGCTGACAATGCGTCCAGCACCGGCTAATACCGGGGTCATCTATCGTCGTACTGACTTGAATCCTCCGGTTGATTTTCCGGCTGATGCCAAATCTGTGCGTGATACCATGCTCTGTACTTGTCTGGTGAATGAGCATAATGTGCGGATTTCAACGGTTGAGCATTTGAATTCAGCATTGGCAGGTTTGGGGATCGATAACATTGTTATTGAAGTCGATGCACCAGAAATCCCGATTATGGATGGTAGCGCCAGCCCATTTGTTTTCCTGTTATTGGATGCGGGTATTGAAGAGCTGAATGTTGCGAAGAAATTCGTACGTGTGAAAGAAGCCGTTCGCGTGGAAGAGGGTGATAAGTGGGCTGAATTGGCGCCATATCATGGTTTCAGTCTGGATTTTACCATCGACTTTAACCATCCGGCGATCGATCCTGATTCACAGCGTTATAGCCTGGATTTTTCAGCGGATTCGTTTGTTCGTCAGATCAGCCGCGCGCGTACTTTCGGGTTTATGCGTGATATTGAGTACTTACAATCTCAAGGTTTGTGCCTTGGCGGCAGTTTCGACTGTGCAATTGTGGTTGATGATTACCGAGTACTCAATGAAGATGGTTTGCGTTTTGAAGACGAATTTGTCCGTCATAAAATGCTCGATGCTATTGGTGATCTGTTTATGTGTGGTTATAACATTATTGGCGCCTTCACTGCGTTCAAATCAGGCCATGCACTAAACAACAAGCTATTGCAAACTGTTTTAGCCCATGAAAGCGCTTGGGAATTTGTTACATTCGAAGATGAAACTGAAATGCCACTGGCTTTCCGTGCTCCTTCATTGGTGTTGGCATAA
- a CDS encoding DUF721 domain-containing protein — translation MRDSRPQSLDILFEDEATVGKSPLQIIQKHAIALLKLNRAVLSLLPAQLHPWCRVANYRKQILVLEAGNASWMTRLRYEIPTLLSTLRSEILPSLSSIDIRINPSLMIKCDNNAQSFTKSLTKASNNDNQDLPKRQLTHESAETLMMLAERSPEKLRRKLERLAALAGEGTSTTKKKR, via the coding sequence ATGCGAGATAGCCGCCCACAATCACTAGATATTCTGTTTGAAGACGAGGCGACTGTCGGGAAGAGCCCACTTCAAATAATTCAAAAACACGCTATAGCATTATTGAAGCTCAACCGTGCCGTTCTCAGTTTACTTCCTGCACAGTTACATCCATGGTGCAGAGTTGCTAATTATCGCAAACAAATTCTGGTACTGGAAGCAGGAAATGCCAGCTGGATGACCCGGCTCCGTTATGAAATTCCCACCCTGCTTTCTACGCTAAGGAGCGAAATTCTACCATCTTTATCCTCAATCGACATCAGGATTAATCCATCATTAATGATTAAGTGTGATAATAATGCACAGAGCTTCACAAAATCCCTAACCAAAGCATCCAATAATGATAATCAGGATTTACCAAAGCGACAATTGACCCATGAAAGTGCAGAAACATTGATGATGTTGGCTGAACGCAGCCCGGAGAAATTGAGAAGGAAATTGGAACGATTGGCTGCACTGGCCGGAGAGGGTACCAGCACAACCAAGAAGAAGCGCTAA
- the secM gene encoding secA translation cis-regulator SecM: MSILNLWRQFGRRYFWSHFLLGFVATGIGVPTAFAKVAENLPHTNTSSSQENQHQAFSSFEHLFQLHLFQLKSAQRQPSTYLNYWQQHAVRNVIRQLSFAFSVTEPVRCEEAKESTRISSPSMQQLMLDTLHAMLIQTPTLLDDIISDVSRAAAVFPNSYTPALWLAQTQGIRAGPLSHHLFLL, encoded by the coding sequence ATGAGTATTTTAAATCTTTGGCGACAATTTGGTAGGCGTTATTTTTGGTCTCACTTTTTACTGGGTTTCGTTGCCACAGGAATTGGTGTTCCTACTGCTTTCGCTAAGGTAGCCGAAAATCTTCCTCATACTAATACTTCGTCCTCCCAAGAAAATCAACATCAAGCATTTTCCTCGTTTGAGCATTTATTTCAATTACATCTTTTCCAATTAAAAAGCGCTCAGCGTCAACCCTCAACTTATTTAAATTACTGGCAGCAACATGCTGTTCGTAATGTTATTCGTCAACTTTCTTTTGCTTTTTCGGTGACAGAACCGGTTAGATGTGAAGAAGCAAAAGAAAGTACCCGAATTTCTTCTCCATCCATGCAACAGCTTATGCTGGATACCTTGCATGCTATGTTGATACAAACTCCAACGCTACTTGATGACATTATTTCTGATGTTTCAAGGGCGGCGGCTGTTTTTCCCAATAGTTACACGCCAGCACTCTGGCTAGCTCAGACCCAAGGGATCAGGGCAGGGCCATTATCTCATCATTTATTTTTGCTTTAA